In Cygnus atratus isolate AKBS03 ecotype Queensland, Australia chromosome 14, CAtr_DNAZoo_HiC_assembly, whole genome shotgun sequence, the DNA window CCGTGTCCGTCCTCCTCCTGGCTTAAGGTCCTCAGCCCCAAAGGTCCCCTCCATTCACAAAGCACTGCAGCCAGCACGGGGATGCTGCCAGCACCCCAGGCTCAGCCAGAGCGTGCCgcctgctgccagagcagcagcaagcacacaGGCAGGAGTTTTGTCTTCACGAGGACCTGCTcccacagcctgccccagcccctcaaCTCTCCTCCCTCAAACCCGCCAGGCCTggccagccctgccaccaggGAGTGGGGGCAGCCGCTCTCCCCAGGGACCCCACAACCAGGACCAGGGGGCTACAGACAAGAGTTGGCTTTATTCATGGACACGGGGGCAGCTGTGTCACTGGCAGCTGCCCTCGTATTGCACATCCAGCGACGGGGGCGAGGGGATATCCATGCCACGTCACAACACAGCGTCGGCCCTACGGGAcctcggggggggggcgcgggcaCCGTCACcacccagcaggctggggagcgGGCTTGGGCGCCGAGGGCTCACAAAGGCAAAAGACCCGTCCACCCATAGacagagatatatatataaaaaaaaaatagttccaCGACAACCAGAGCAGAACCACAGGGACACGCGTGCAAGCGGAATGTACAGCAGCCCGCGAGCAGGTAAACATGCTTTGTACAGACACGGACACACCGGGAGCAGCCGGGTTTATGGCGCTGGGAGGGACACAGAGCGATAAACCCGGGCTTGGCagacacacgcacacacgcacgcacaccGGCCCCTGCGAGCAGCGCCCACGGCTCGGGCACACGCCAGGGCTCCGGGGCTTGGACACAGCGGGTTTCTCACTGCTAGACACGATACGGAGACACGGACACGGTCCCTTGGAACGGAACTGGAGGAAGAACTTGTGAGCGAACGGGGCAGGGGCACCCCTGCTCCTCCCCGGCACGCGGGCACcggctggggcaggctggggaggagcagggggctACCGGCGGTTCGttgtgctgctggtggaagAGGCAAGGACGGGGGTCCATTATGCCTCTGGCTCGTATTCCTGGTATTCCTCCTGCAGGATGGGCAAAGAAAAAGCCTGTGAGAGAGTCCGCCTGGGGCACGGagcccctgtgccccccagccccacaccagcCTGCCCTCGAGGCTGCAGGGCTTAGCGCAGCCACGCCACCCGCAGTGCCACCCCGGCCCCTCACCTGCGGGGGCTCCTCGTAGTTCTCCCCCTCCGGCTCCAGCAGCGGCTCGACCAGCGGCTCCTCCACAGCCTCCTGGGCCACCTCCTCTGGCTGGGGGCGAAGCAGGATGGTCAGTCCCACACAAACAGCCCCCCACGTGTCACCCACGCACCCTCCCCGCCCCTGCCAGACCCGGGGGACCTGGCGGAGACCAGCCATGCACCCGTGATGCTGGGAGCTCCAGTTGTGGGCACCAGGGGAGTGGGATCAAGACAGGATGGTGTGGTATGGGGCAGGGTGTGGGGGGCTGGAGGGCACCCTGCACTCATAGCAGCACACCTAGCCGGGAGGTGACAGGCAAAggggctgtgggagcagggCCCGGGTGTGTGTGGCCCTGCAGTGCTCCCAGCCTCATCCCTGGATGGATGACGTGTGCTGGCACCATATGGCCCCTTTGGGctctggcagggctgtgggagcaTCCTGCgtccccagcagggcagggtggtGCCGGGAACCCCTCCCCGGTGCTGGCAGAGCGGCCGGCAAGAAGCAAGGAGGGTGGCCGATCCCCCCAGCGCAGCGGCAGTGCCTGCTGTGGCCTCATTTCTTCAGCTGATGCTATTTTGGGCTAAGCTGGAAGCGAGCGGCTCATCGGGGCGGCGAGATGCAAAAAACCCGCCgcccctcccagccccgcgcTCCTGCAGCTGTCAGGTCACCGCTGCAacgccggccccgcgccgcctgCCGCCATGCGGGACCCCACGCACGCACACGTCCGCGGTGCACGTATCCATCACACTGGGGGCAGTGGCATCTGTGtccccccccgccagccccaggCACGCTCAGCTGCGGACCCTCCGGCGAGGCGCTGGGGGTGCCACCGCATCCATCctgcggggctggggatggCCAGGGGGCTCTCTGCTGGGCCGGGGGCCGTGGCAGCCCCGCTGCGGGCACAGCAGTGCCGGAGGGTGGGGGGCTCACCTTGAGGTCCGCAGGGAACTCCTCCTTCTTCACCAGCCCGGTGGCCGCCGCGATGTTGCCGGCACCCGAGAAGGCGGCTTCGCCCAGCTGGGACGCCTGCTCCTTCGCCTTCTCAGCCACTGCAAGAGGCGGGGGCGCGCGTCAGTGCCCCCCCCTGTGCCAGGAGAGGGGCCTGGCCGTGGCGCAGGGAGGCGctgggcaggatcaggcccttcCCGCCTGCGTGCCCAGgcgctggggaggggagggggccgggACGGCGCTCTGCAGCTGGGCACGGAGCGCGAGCAGCGCCGCAAATCCTTTGTTGCGGGCCCTGTTATATAAGAGGCTTTAGCCGGGTGACATCAGCCCCTCAATTAGCCCCTGATCTCGTTAGCAGGGCCATAGTCCTGGGGACAGAAGGGAGCCAGAGGGGCCGTACCTGAGGTGACGCCTTGCACCACGCCTTGGGTTTTGCTCCCTGGGGGTagaaacagagagagatggGGTTAGAGAGCCCCACGCACCGCACCGTGCCCGGGGCCCTGGTAGTGCTCCATGAGCcagggccgcatcctgcccgcACCCCAGGTGGGACAGCCgggggctgagcccagcacccTACAAGGCTGCTCCAGTCCCTGCAGGAGACCCGGGTCGGGGCAGCACAGGACCAGCACCACCACACACCGGGCAGGACCGAGGCCGTGCCGCAGCATGAGGCGTCCCGTGGGAGCTGGGGTCGGTGCCCGGAGCTGAGGCCAGCACAGCGCGGGCACCTCCTGCAGGACGGGGCCTCGGGGGTGCTCCAGAGCTCCGGACCCCCCACCGGGGCACGCACCCTGGGCAGGAtgagcccctgctgccctgccagcccgAGGCACGGCTCAGCACCGCTCCAGCCCCCCGCCACACAGCGCTGCTGGCGGGACGGAGCGGGACGGAGCAGCCAGCGCTGCCCCGGGTCCTGAGCAGCCCAGAGCCGGCCACCTCCCAGCAGGGGGGTCCCCAGACCCCGGCACACCAGCACCAGAGGCAGGGCCCGACCACCAGCACCCCTTTGCCCCGGAGCATCCCCGGCAGGGCCCCTGCGGGTCGCagcgctgggggggggagggggctcaGGGGTCCCAGCCGCGGGGGTCCCGTCCCCTGCACCCCGCACACCCCCGGGGCTgggccaggggctgcgggggacaccgggcggggggggggggggggggggcgcacgGGGACAAGCGGGGACAGCAGGGGGAtgggcaggaggctgcaagGGCAAACGCAGGAGGATGCAAGGGcaggcgcggggggggggggcggggggcgaggAAGGGGGGCAGGCCCTTACCGACATAGAGGACCCCCTCCTTGGTCTTCTCGGCGGCCTCGGCCACCCCCTGCTTGGTCTTCTCGGCGGCGGCGACCACCCCCTCCTTGGCCTTGGACAAGCCCTTCATGAACACCTCCATGGCGGCTCTGCGGGGAGAGCCCGCACGGCTTcaccccggccccgcgccccccccgccgcaTCCCCGCGCCctccgggcccggcccggccccgccccggccccgccacccccccaccccggggccccgccgccccccccccgggccccgccgcgccgcccgaCCTGGTTCGGTGGCGGCGGGGACGGGAGGGGCGCGGagcgggccgggccgagccgggccgggctgcggcggggcgggcTCAGTGCGGCTgtgccggggccgcgccgcgaTGAGATGCGAGGGGGGGAccgtgccgagccgggccgggacCGGGcagagccgtgccgagccgggcAGAGCCGTGCTGAACCGTGCCGAGCTGTGCACAGCCGTGCTGAGTGCGGGCAAAGctgtgccgagccgtgccgagccgtaCCGAGCCGTGCCCAGCCGTGCCGAGTCCTGGCAGAGCCGTTCCGAGCCGTGCCCAGCCCGGGCAGAGCCGTGCCCGGCCGCCCCCCAGCCGGAGCAGGTCcccccggctcggctcggctcggctcggctcagcTCAGCACACCTTGGCACCGCGCTGTCCCGGCTCGCCGCAGGGGAGCTGCGCCCCGCGGGATGCTGCCCCACACAGGCTCGGCACCCCCGGACTGTCCCGTCACACCGCACCTCCACCCCGTCCCCGGGCGTCCCGATCCCATCCCACGCTGTGCCCATAGcaccccgtccccatcccaccccatccccgtCCCATCTCTTCCCgatcccatcccctccccaccacaacctgtccccatcccatccccatcccattcCCTCCACATCCCACCCGGTCCCTACACCACCCCATTCCCCCATCCACTCCTCATCCCACTCCTTCCCCATCACATGCTCTTTCCACCCTGCCCcaccccatccctgtcccaccCTGACCCCATCCCATCCAGATCTGATCCCATCCCGaccccatccctgtcccaccCGGCCCCATCGCACCTCACCCCCTGCCCCAatcccccacctcctcctgccccagcccccgcCTTGCCCCCTCCCAGGCCCCCCACCCCTCCGCAGCTGCAGTGGGGCACCCGCCTCGTCCCGCCCAGCTGTGAGCCCTTAAAAATCCTGGGGGCAGCCATAGGGCTATGCTGGCCACCATGGCTTCAGGGGAGCAGGTGAGTCCTctcctggccctgctcagcccctAGAAGGGCTGGGACCAGCAGCGGGGcctgggcagccctgctgtccccttggggctgtggggtgggggcCCCGTGTGCCCTACTGGGGTGGCCATGGGGCTCCTGGGGCTGTCCCTGCTTCCCCAGAGGAGGCAagaggagcggcggcggcggagggtCCAGCAGCAAGAGGTGCTCCTGGCAGAGAGCCTGGGCAAGCACCCCCTGCAGAACAGGTACAGGGGGTCTGGTTGCGGGgagcctcccccagcaccaggaggggggtgtgggggggattCAGCCTAGCTGatgccccccttccctccccaggtgGGCGCTGTGGTTCTTCAAGAACGACAAAAGCAAGATGTGGCAGGCCAACCTGCGCCTGGTCACCAAGTTCAGCACGGTGGAGGACTTCTGGGCGTGAGTGCCtgctgggcggggggggcgaCGGGACCCTCTGGGGGGGTTCCCCAGGGCACCGCTCCTCACTGCCTCTTGTCTCGccccccctgctgcagcctgtaCAGCCACATCCAGCTGGCCAGCAAGCTCACCTCGGGCTGCGACTACTCCCTCTTCAAGGTGCGACACCCCCGTGCTGTGGCACCCCAGTgctgggggctggcgggggggaGCCGGACCCTGAGCCGGCTGCGGCCGTGTGCTGGAGGTGCCTGAGCGTCCCCCtgcctgtccccgtccccaggaTGGCATCGAGCCCATGTGGGAGGACAGCCAGAACAAGCGCGGCGGGCGCTGGCTCATCACCCTGGCCAAGCAGCAGAGGCACACAGAGCTGGACCGCTTCTGGCTGGAGACGGTGAGCGCGGCCCCGAGCCCGCCCGTGGGGTCAGGGTGGTGGTGTCACCCCCTGATGTGGCTCCGAGCCCTGGCAGGATCACCCCAGGCTCCTCTTTTCCTCCGTGCAGCTCCTGTGCCTCATCGGGGAGATGTTTGACGAGTACAGCGACGAGGTGTGCGGGGCCGTCATCAACATCCGCGCCAAGGGGGACAAGATCGCCATCTGGACCCGGGAGGCGGAGAACCGGGAAGGGGTCACCCACATCGGGTAACGTGTGGGTAACACAGGGGGGAGCGGGCTCCTGGTCCCAGCCGGCCCCACAGTGGTGGGGATGTCACCCCGGTGTTTGCCCTGAGCTCGTTctctggggcaggggctggtgaTTTGGGTGTCCCGTCCTGTCCCCGGGCAGGAGCGATGCTGccccggccctgcagccccctctcTCCTGCAGGCGTGTCTACAAGGAGCACCTGGGCCTGTCGCAGAAGGTGGCCATCGGCTACCAGGCCCACGCGGACACGGCCACCAAGAGCGGCTCCCTGACCAAGAACAAGTTCGTGGTGTGActgcggggggagcggggcccccCGTCCGACCCCACAATGAATGGCTGCAGCTCAGCCGGCtccgtgtgtgtgtgctgggcaCGAGGgtcttgttgttttttcttttttttttttgggggggggggtcccctgAGATGGGGAAGGTGCACGGCCTCATCCTGCGCCCCTCCCGCTGggtgagcggggctgggagcacagAGCTGGCACTGTCGGGGTTTGGGATGCTGCGTGTCCCCTGGCTGAGTGCCCGGGACCGGGTAGGATCATCCGAAAGGGGGCTATGGGGACTGAggaggggacatgggggggggggggggggtctggagggagcagccctgctcctcctgctgcactgccgGCCGCTGGCCACGCGGTGGTGCCGCTCGCCCGGCCTTGGCCAGCTCCGGCACGCCGGGGCCAGCAGCACGCCCTGCCTGGGGGGgtcagcccagccctgccctgcctgcggGGGGCGGCAGAGCCGGGACCCCCCGATAACGCACCGCCAGGTGCCTTTGTTTGTGCCCCCCCCTCCTCGCCCAGCAGCGGCTGCCTGAATTGGGGCTAGGGGCTGCTGCCCGGCAtggccacccctgcagccccccgcctCGCTatggggctgagccccagcgCCCCCCACCCAGGGTGTGCCAGGacccccccgtgtcccccagcctcctgcgggctgtgctgggctcctgtccccatcccctcgGCCCTGCGCTGGGGACAGCGAGGGGGCCGTGCCCTTGGGGTGCCCCCCGCCACACCGCGCTGGTGGCCTTGgctgggtggtggcaggggCTGGGTTACTGCCACCTGCACGCAGCCGTAGGGAGGGCTTGGTTTGATCAGAAAAATAAGGGAGCTGTTTCTCTCTGTGGCTTTGTGGGCTCCCAGCAGCCCTGAGGCTGGGGACCGGAGGTGCCCACCCTTTGGGGGCACGATGGGCTCcatcctctgctcctgcccaccAGGTGCCTGCCTGTGGGGGCACGGAAAGCCCATCGGGGTGgggggtgctcagcaccccccgGGTAGGTGCTATCATGGACCACCTGGAGAGCGTGGCAGTgccagggctgtccccagccagggTCACGCCGGGCAGCTGGCCCGTGTGCCAGCCAAGCTGGCAGCCCTGTCaataatcataattaaaaattaatactgaTCAAAAGGGAGAGGCAGATGGCAGCAGACAGACAGCAAGGctgcgcgggggggggggacacggatGATGCTGAAGCTGGGGGGGCAGCAAGGACGAGGGGAGCTGTGGTGGGCAGTAGGGCAGGAGATACAGGGTCAGGGTGCGGTGGGGCCCAACAGGGACGGGGGCACATGTTGTGGGACCCACAGGGTATGGGGCCAGAGGAGGTGTGGGGCCCAGCAGGGATGGTGATGGAAGTAcggtgctgggctggcagggggcAGGTGCCCACGTGCCCCTCTCCGGGCACGCAGCGTGGCTCGGCGGTGCTGGGGTCACCTTGCCGGCAGCTGGCAcgcagccggggccgggcgctgggCAAGCTGCCAGCCCTCCTCGCCCTGCGCCACCGCGCTGGCAGCAAGGACAGAGCCTGCCCTGCGCTGGGCATCCCGGCACGCAGCCGCACGGGCACCCATCCCGCTGCCTCTGTCGGCACGGGCGCCGCAGGGTTAAAATCCCCCAAAGAAAGcggggaaggagctgctggctgcgtGGCGGGCGCGTGGGCCGGGGAAGAACAGCGGCGCTGGCTCACCGTGGGAGTGGGCAGGCGGCGCGGCTGCGGCGCTGGGGCTGTGCCACGCCACGGCCACGGGGGGCCCGcgcccacctccctgccccatcGCCTGCCCGAGGGACCACAGGGCCACCCTGGGCTCCTCCAGGAGGGGGGTGTGGGCATGCAGGGGGCCTctgggtgctgccagcagcccccgaGCACCTCCAGGGGGCTGCGTCCCATGGGGGACCATCACCCCCCGTGCCCCATCCCGGTGTGGGCACAGGCTGAGCTCGCCTTCCCATCAGGAGCATCGCGGCACGCGGTGGGGGTCCCCGCGAGGAGGGGTACCACGGCGCCGTTCCCATGACAACGTCCCCGGAGACCGCGTTCGGTGCGGGAGCAGCGGGAGGAGAGGGGCCCGCGGACCCCTCCTCGCTCAGCATCCCGCACGTGGTGGGGCAGAgcgggggggcagcaggggggctgcagccccgtgTGGTGCTCCTGGGCTCGGCCCCATCCTGCAGCATGGGG includes these proteins:
- the EIF4E1B gene encoding eukaryotic translation initiation factor 4E type 1B, yielding MASGEQRRQEERRRRRVQQQEVLLAESLGKHPLQNRWALWFFKNDKSKMWQANLRLVTKFSTVEDFWALYSHIQLASKLTSGCDYSLFKDGIEPMWEDSQNKRGGRWLITLAKQQRHTELDRFWLETLLCLIGEMFDEYSDEVCGAVINIRAKGDKIAIWTREAENREGVTHIGRVYKEHLGLSQKVAIGYQAHADTATKSGSLTKNKFVV
- the SNCB gene encoding beta-synuclein isoform X3, encoding MEVFMKGLSKAKEGVVAAAEKTKQGVAEAAEKTKEGVLYVGSKTQGVVQGVTSVAEKAKEQASQLGEAAFSGAGNIAAATGLVKKEEFPADLKEEYQEYEPEA
- the SNCB gene encoding beta-synuclein isoform X1, with translation MEVFMKGLSKAKEGVVAAAEKTKQGVAEAAEKTKEGVLYVGSKTQGVVQGVTSVAEKAKEQASQLGEAAFSGAGNIAAATGLVKKEEFPADLKPEEVAQEAVEEPLVEPLLEPEGENYEEPPQEEYQEYEPEA
- the SNCB gene encoding beta-synuclein isoform X2, whose product is MEVFMKGLSKAKEGVVAAAEKTKQGVAEAAEKTKEGVLYVVAEKAKEQASQLGEAAFSGAGNIAAATGLVKKEEFPADLKPEEVAQEAVEEPLVEPLLEPEGENYEEPPQEEYQEYEPEA